One genomic segment of uncultured Desulfobacter sp. includes these proteins:
- a CDS encoding sulfite exporter TauE/SafE family protein, with protein MIYIALYLAVGGVAGVLAGLLGIGGGLVIVPMLTSIFTHQNVAHDVIVHMALGTSLASILFTSVSSMRSHHKRNAVVWPVVFRITPGILVGTFTGTWIASMLSTNFLKCFFGIFLYYVATQMLMGMKPKPTRDIPGTAGIFAAGSIIGVFSSLVGIGGGTLSVPFLTWCNTKIHKAIGTSSAIGFPIAAAGFLGYVINGLGNPNLPSLSLGFVNLVALAGIVAASVLTAPIGVKLAHNLPVDKLKRVFAVLLYVVGTRMLISVFW; from the coding sequence ATGATTTATATTGCGTTGTATTTGGCTGTGGGTGGTGTGGCCGGTGTACTGGCCGGACTTCTGGGTATTGGCGGCGGTCTAGTGATTGTTCCCATGCTCACTTCGATTTTTACGCACCAGAATGTGGCCCATGACGTTATTGTTCACATGGCCCTGGGTACGTCTTTGGCCAGTATTTTGTTTACTTCGGTTTCCAGTATGCGTTCCCATCATAAACGTAACGCTGTGGTTTGGCCCGTGGTATTCAGAATTACACCGGGTATCCTGGTAGGGACGTTTACAGGCACCTGGATTGCATCCATGCTTTCCACCAATTTTCTTAAATGTTTTTTCGGCATCTTTTTATACTATGTGGCCACCCAGATGCTTATGGGGATGAAACCCAAACCCACCCGGGACATCCCCGGCACCGCAGGTATCTTTGCGGCAGGCAGCATCATCGGCGTATTTTCAAGCCTTGTGGGAATTGGCGGCGGTACCTTGTCCGTGCCGTTTCTGACCTGGTGTAATACCAAAATTCACAAAGCCATCGGTACCTCATCGGCCATTGGGTTTCCCATTGCGGCAGCCGGTTTTTTAGGGTATGTGATCAACGGGCTTGGCAACCCAAACCTGCCGTCCCTGTCCCTGGGGTTTGTCAATCTCGTTGCTTTGGCAGGAATTGTTGCAGCCTCGGTGCTCACGGCTCCCATTGGGGTGAAACTTGCTCATAACCTGCCCGTTGACAAGCTCAAACGTGTTTTTGCAGTACTGCTTTATGTGGTGGGCACAAGGATGCTGATTTCTGTGTTCTGGTAA
- a CDS encoding Druantia anti-phage system protein DruA produces the protein MIIQCGREIKTEELNLIRETVDTFSNLSLTELAKTICEHLGWYTASGRNKVDACRKLLQRLEFQGLIRLPEKEEGRPVKGSKKKQPVADDRPRPQEEVTGTLSDIGPVVVRVAKEKEDVSLVNEYLNRYHYLGYKRPFGCHLRYLIEAQGAVLGCMLFSGAAKALTARDQWIGWGTNERLRNLGFVVNNGRFLIFPWVKVRYLASHVLGKIVKGLVKDWEQRWDYQPALLETFVDPKYYNGTCYQAANFRYLGMTTGTGLVRPGKKYKTSPKKIFVYPLVDNFRQVLCPKRRLERRP, from the coding sequence ATGATAATCCAGTGTGGCCGGGAGATAAAAACCGAAGAACTTAATCTGATTCGCGAGACAGTAGATACATTTTCGAATTTAAGCCTGACTGAACTGGCTAAAACAATATGCGAGCATTTGGGCTGGTATACCGCTTCCGGCAGAAACAAGGTGGATGCCTGCCGGAAACTGCTTCAACGCCTGGAATTCCAAGGCCTCATACGTTTGCCAGAAAAAGAAGAGGGTCGACCCGTAAAGGGATCTAAAAAAAAGCAGCCGGTAGCCGACGACAGGCCCCGGCCCCAAGAGGAAGTTACAGGCACGCTTTCGGATATCGGGCCGGTCGTTGTCAGGGTTGCAAAAGAAAAGGAAGATGTCTCTCTGGTGAATGAATACTTGAACCGTTACCATTATCTGGGTTACAAACGGCCGTTTGGATGTCATTTGCGCTATTTAATCGAAGCGCAAGGGGCCGTATTGGGATGCATGCTGTTCTCTGGAGCGGCCAAGGCGTTGACCGCGAGGGATCAATGGATCGGCTGGGGCACCAATGAACGGTTGAGAAACCTGGGCTTTGTTGTAAACAATGGACGGTTTCTAATTTTTCCATGGGTCAAGGTCCGGTATCTGGCAAGCCACGTATTGGGAAAAATTGTCAAAGGCTTGGTGAAAGACTGGGAACAGCGCTGGGATTATCAGCCGGCGCTGTTGGAAACTTTTGTCGATCCGAAATATTACAATGGAACATGCTACCAGGCGGCCAATTTCAGATACCTTGGCATGACGACCGGAACAGGGCTTGTCCGGCCGGGCAAAAAATATAAAACCAGCCCCAAAAAAATCTTCGTTTATCCCTTGGTGGATAACTTCCGTCAGGTTTTATGCCCCAAGAGACGGTTGGAGAGGAGGCCATAG
- a CDS encoding GNAT family N-acetyltransferase yields the protein MSEINLTNWESSLVPPDKVLNHIRPGMTVFIGTGPATPRRLIRTLLDVDKHNIRDLELMQLAVLGETILSIDRLNAPNYRLKTFFSGGYVAWNTISSGQVDLIPAYSSEIPRIIRSGRINVDVAFIQITPPNDAGYCSLGLAVDVAREAMDKASLVVGEVNEAMPFTYGDTFVSIEEFDLLVRSDRDPITYTPEPVSDVMKKVAANVANEIRDGDCINYSLGPLFEGLVPYLSDKKDLGIHSLYFTDAAAELVNSGAVTNNRKSPFRGKSLASYALGTKKLMKWLHKNPLVEFQGLDWVCNSQLIARNPQFVAIYEGRKADLQGRVAFPLRGAVISGPGEGIDFYKAAEASKDGNTIIGMPSRNANGESNILFSIEKSVNQLRLRESIHVLATEYGVALLKWRPLRERAQAIIDVAHPDDREDLIKKARDKNILYSNQIFVSHSAHLYPSYINYTKTFKGGKTIRFRAMKPSYEEAMRRFFYRCSNETVFYRFFYSVKTMGHDKMQAYVNVDYTKEFSVVGFGGKKGENLIVAEARLVGSDDGNAGEVAFLIDENYQGAGVGSYLMSLLVDEGKRRMLDELYAEVLPDNQPMIKVFEKSGLPLKSKFDNGVYHVTLSLKG from the coding sequence ATGTCCGAGATAAATTTGACCAACTGGGAGAGTAGTCTTGTGCCCCCGGATAAGGTTTTAAACCATATCCGGCCGGGAATGACCGTTTTCATAGGCACTGGGCCGGCTACGCCAAGAAGGCTGATCCGCACATTGCTTGATGTGGACAAACATAATATCAGGGATCTTGAGTTGATGCAGCTGGCTGTGCTGGGGGAGACCATTTTGTCCATTGATCGCCTAAATGCCCCAAACTATCGGCTGAAAACCTTTTTTTCAGGGGGGTATGTGGCCTGGAATACCATTTCCAGCGGCCAGGTGGATCTTATCCCTGCCTATTCCTCGGAGATCCCGAGAATTATCAGATCCGGCAGAATCAATGTGGATGTGGCCTTTATCCAGATCACCCCGCCCAATGATGCCGGGTATTGCAGTCTGGGCCTTGCCGTGGATGTGGCAAGGGAAGCTATGGACAAAGCAAGCCTTGTGGTGGGTGAGGTGAATGAGGCAATGCCGTTTACCTATGGAGATACCTTTGTTTCCATAGAAGAATTTGATCTTCTGGTGCGCTCGGACCGGGATCCGATCACCTATACACCTGAACCGGTTAGTGATGTCATGAAAAAGGTGGCTGCCAATGTGGCCAATGAAATCCGGGACGGTGACTGCATCAACTATTCCCTTGGTCCCTTGTTCGAAGGGCTGGTGCCCTACTTATCGGATAAAAAGGATCTTGGCATCCATTCCCTTTATTTTACGGATGCAGCCGCAGAACTTGTTAATTCCGGGGCTGTCACCAATAACCGCAAATCTCCGTTCCGGGGGAAATCTTTGGCATCCTACGCCCTTGGCACCAAGAAACTGATGAAATGGCTGCATAAAAATCCTCTGGTGGAGTTCCAGGGTCTTGACTGGGTGTGTAACTCCCAGCTCATTGCCCGCAACCCCCAGTTTGTCGCCATATATGAAGGTCGTAAGGCAGATCTCCAGGGCAGGGTCGCCTTTCCCTTAAGAGGCGCCGTGATTTCAGGCCCTGGTGAAGGTATTGATTTTTACAAGGCCGCAGAAGCCTCCAAGGATGGCAACACCATCATCGGCATGCCCAGCCGCAATGCAAACGGCGAGTCCAATATCCTGTTCAGTATAGAGAAATCTGTCAACCAGTTGCGTCTGCGTGAATCCATCCATGTACTGGCCACGGAATACGGGGTGGCCTTGCTCAAATGGCGTCCCTTGCGGGAAAGGGCCCAGGCCATCATTGACGTGGCCCATCCCGACGACAGGGAGGATTTGATTAAAAAAGCCCGGGACAAAAATATCCTTTATTCCAACCAGATTTTTGTCAGCCATTCCGCGCATTTGTATCCATCATATATTAATTATACCAAAACCTTCAAAGGTGGTAAAACCATTCGGTTTCGGGCCATGAAGCCCTCTTATGAAGAAGCCATGCGCCGTTTTTTCTACCGCTGTTCAAATGAAACAGTCTTTTATCGCTTCTTCTATTCGGTAAAAACCATGGGCCACGATAAAATGCAGGCGTATGTTAATGTGGACTATACCAAAGAGTTTTCCGTGGTGGGATTTGGCGGAAAAAAAGGCGAAAACCTGATCGTTGCCGAGGCTCGACTGGTTGGCAGTGATGACGGCAACGCCGGTGAAGTGGCCTTTCTCATAGATGAAAACTACCAGGGTGCAGGGGTGGGGTCTTATCTGATGTCGCTGTTGGTCGATGAGGGGAAAAGACGTATGCTTGATGAACTCTATGCCGAAGTATTGCCCGATAACCAGCCCATGATCAAGGTATTTGAGAAATCAGGCTTGCCTTTGAAATCAAAATTTGACAACGGGGTCTACCATGTTACCCTATCCTTAAAGGGTTGA
- a CDS encoding aminotransferase class IV — MDTYYIDGKFVSENEAVLSVKDITVLRGFGVFDFLITYNKRPFRLEKHVARLENSARHIGLELNHSNKEICDIVMQTIERNPDHEEENIRIVYTGGISSDGVTPQGNGILMVMATPKHELPEWWYTKGAKIITVDMERFIPEAKSSNYLSAVFAQQKAHTQGAIEAIYKDKNNRLLEGTTTNLFAFKGTTLITPPAGILPGVTRGAVLELLEKKYDIVLDFIPQADLGDMDEMFITASNKEIVPIVHVDDIVIADGKPGEKTLALMADWKAYTTAYGLGEVD; from the coding sequence ATGGACACTTATTATATTGACGGCAAGTTCGTATCTGAAAACGAGGCCGTCCTTTCTGTAAAAGACATCACCGTATTAAGGGGGTTTGGCGTATTTGACTTTCTGATTACCTATAACAAACGTCCCTTTCGTCTCGAAAAACATGTGGCCCGCCTGGAAAATTCCGCCCGCCATATCGGACTTGAACTGAATCATTCCAACAAAGAAATCTGCGACATTGTCATGCAGACCATAGAAAGAAACCCCGACCACGAAGAGGAAAATATCCGCATCGTTTACACCGGTGGTATCAGCTCTGACGGCGTAACCCCCCAGGGAAACGGTATCCTCATGGTCATGGCCACGCCCAAGCATGAACTGCCGGAGTGGTGGTACACCAAAGGCGCCAAAATCATCACCGTGGACATGGAAAGATTTATTCCCGAAGCCAAGAGCAGCAACTATCTGTCAGCCGTATTTGCCCAGCAAAAGGCCCACACCCAGGGTGCCATTGAGGCCATTTACAAAGACAAGAACAACCGGCTGCTGGAAGGCACCACCACCAATCTTTTCGCCTTTAAAGGCACCACCCTGATCACCCCGCCCGCAGGCATTTTGCCTGGTGTAACCCGGGGCGCTGTGCTGGAACTTTTAGAAAAAAAATATGACATTGTTCTGGATTTTATCCCACAGGCGGATCTGGGCGACATGGATGAAATGTTCATCACGGCATCCAACAAAGAAATCGTGCCTATTGTCCATGTGGATGATATTGTTATCGCAGACGGCAAGCCTGGAGAAAAAACCCTTGCCTTGATGGCGGACTGGAAAGCATACACAACAGCATACGGGCTTGGAGAAGTAGACTGA
- a CDS encoding CapA family protein, which translates to MPDTNPFNFQTGSWSRDTGPTDAATLIIAGDWAPIRAFAPLIESNPQSIYDDVLPLLQDADLTLVNLEAPLSNTGNEVCKSGAVFKGHTCHVKGLTAVPFSAVTLGNNHMFDFGVEAFRQTAGVLDRHGIAWTGAGMTKEEAETPLILKAKGIRIAIINISEGEDLTAAGPGPGVAGWNIEGACTRIKKLKKDTNQALHAVIAVVHCGLEYIPFAPEYATNAFRALAHAGADAVMGHHPHVPQGIFFHGKTPVCCSLGNFVFYQPTNFFWRKLGYLVRLHISKKGLAGLDIEPYRIHDRGVQMLAGPDRDYFFKRFRQISDPLSTSEGSKQAWQGFLDYYGVAGLKNEVNMILNKLDDTPGKGAAMFRNRLTTAQHFYHWQDLLTRVVQDKMGQSPVWARELAREWLTRQIENER; encoded by the coding sequence ATGCCGGACACAAATCCCTTTAATTTTCAAACCGGTTCCTGGTCCAGGGATACCGGGCCAACAGATGCCGCGACCCTTATCATTGCCGGGGACTGGGCACCCATCCGGGCCTTTGCCCCGTTGATTGAATCCAACCCCCAATCCATATACGACGATGTTCTGCCTCTGCTGCAAGACGCCGACCTGACGCTTGTAAATCTGGAAGCCCCGTTAAGCAATACAGGCAATGAAGTGTGTAAAAGCGGGGCTGTGTTTAAAGGCCATACCTGCCATGTAAAAGGCTTGACCGCCGTACCTTTTTCCGCCGTCACCCTGGGCAACAACCACATGTTTGATTTTGGTGTTGAGGCGTTCCGGCAGACCGCCGGGGTTCTGGACCGCCACGGCATAGCCTGGACAGGTGCCGGCATGACCAAAGAAGAGGCTGAAACGCCCCTGATTCTGAAAGCCAAAGGGATTCGGATTGCCATTATCAACATCAGCGAAGGTGAAGATTTGACAGCAGCCGGCCCCGGACCGGGTGTGGCCGGGTGGAACATTGAAGGGGCCTGTACCCGCATCAAAAAGCTAAAAAAAGATACGAATCAGGCGCTTCATGCCGTGATCGCCGTGGTCCACTGCGGCCTGGAATACATCCCCTTTGCACCGGAATACGCGACAAACGCCTTCAGGGCATTGGCTCATGCCGGGGCCGACGCTGTTATGGGTCATCACCCCCATGTGCCCCAGGGGATTTTCTTCCATGGAAAAACGCCGGTGTGCTGCAGCCTGGGGAACTTTGTTTTTTACCAGCCCACAAATTTCTTCTGGCGAAAACTGGGATATTTGGTGCGCCTGCATATCAGCAAAAAGGGGCTTGCCGGTTTGGACATTGAGCCCTACAGGATTCATGACCGGGGCGTGCAGATGCTTGCAGGACCGGACCGGGATTATTTTTTCAAGCGGTTCAGGCAAATCAGCGACCCCTTATCCACCTCCGAAGGCAGTAAACAGGCCTGGCAGGGATTTCTGGATTATTACGGTGTAGCCGGACTCAAAAATGAAGTCAACATGATTTTAAACAAACTGGACGACACCCCGGGCAAGGGGGCGGCCATGTTCAGAAACCGGTTAACCACGGCCCAGCATTTTTACCATTGGCAGGACCTGCTCACCCGTGTGGTGCAGGATAAGATGGGACAAAGCCCGGTCTGGGCCCGGGAGCTGGCTCGGGAGTGGCTGACAAGGCAAATTGAAAATGAAAGATAA
- the alr gene encoding alanine racemase, which translates to MNFPNAPYPLEPQSRVQVDLSTFGQNVRILKRLIPTSTRFCAVVKANAYGHGGIQCAKTALENGASFLAVVRISEAVAMRNTGISAPILLLGEALPEQVSFLATHGIRASVADIQAARALSAAAQALNTTLKIHIKLDTGMGRLGFLHPGVVTQNSGEAAGILQAGGISGLKGLDVEGAYTHFAKADIIDKTHVKGQLARFNEMIAILADMGIHPEIRHAANSAAVLELPEAHFDMVRPGVAMYGMAPSDEVDITRHKFAPIMSITAKVIYVKAVPENFSVSYGCTHVTTAPTVIATVPIGYADGYSRLLSNQGQMLVKGKKAPIAGRVTMDFTMIDVGHIPGVKPGDDVTILGTQGNERITADDIAGLTGTINYEVTTGLTGRMPVSYVFKEPHAGHKSL; encoded by the coding sequence ATGAATTTTCCAAATGCACCATATCCCCTTGAGCCCCAAAGCCGGGTGCAGGTGGATCTGTCGACCTTTGGACAGAATGTACGAATTCTGAAACGCCTGATTCCAACCAGTACCCGGTTCTGCGCCGTGGTTAAAGCCAATGCTTACGGGCATGGCGGGATACAATGCGCAAAAACCGCCCTTGAAAACGGTGCTTCTTTTCTTGCTGTGGTCCGGATCTCAGAAGCCGTTGCCATGAGAAATACCGGAATCTCCGCGCCCATTCTTCTTTTAGGAGAAGCCCTGCCCGAACAAGTCTCCTTTCTTGCGACCCACGGCATCCGGGCAAGCGTGGCTGATATCCAAGCAGCCAGAGCCCTGTCTGCCGCGGCCCAAGCCTTAAATACAACGCTGAAAATTCATATCAAGCTGGATACGGGTATGGGACGCCTGGGGTTTCTTCATCCCGGCGTGGTTACCCAAAATTCCGGAGAAGCGGCCGGTATACTTCAGGCCGGGGGCATTTCAGGCCTAAAAGGTCTTGACGTGGAAGGCGCTTACACCCATTTTGCCAAGGCAGACATCATTGACAAGACCCATGTCAAAGGACAGCTGGCCCGGTTCAATGAAATGATTGCCATACTTGCGGATATGGGAATTCACCCTGAAATCCGCCATGCAGCAAACTCCGCAGCGGTTCTTGAGTTGCCCGAAGCCCATTTTGACATGGTGCGCCCGGGCGTTGCCATGTACGGGATGGCCCCCTCCGATGAAGTGGACATCACACGGCATAAATTTGCGCCGATCATGTCCATCACGGCAAAGGTCATTTATGTCAAAGCAGTGCCTGAAAATTTCAGCGTCTCCTACGGTTGCACCCACGTTACAACGGCCCCCACGGTGATTGCCACGGTGCCTATCGGGTATGCAGATGGGTACAGCCGACTTTTGTCCAACCAGGGACAAATGCTGGTCAAAGGCAAAAAAGCCCCCATTGCGGGCCGGGTCACCATGGATTTTACCATGATTGATGTGGGGCACATTCCAGGGGTCAAACCCGGAGATGATGTCACCATCCTCGGCACCCAGGGAAATGAACGGATTACGGCGGACGACATCGCCGGTCTCACCGGGACCATCAATTACGAGGTCACCACAGGCCTGACCGGGCGGATGCCTGTATCATACGTGTTTAAGGAGCCCCATGCCGGACACAAATCCCTTTAA
- a CDS encoding aconitate hydratase, which translates to MSALGLTHKILKDHLVEPAELPAPGELIKIKIDEAFTQDATGTMCMLQLEAMGVDKVKPLAVNFVDHSMLQSGFRNPDDHQYLRTVAAKLGIIFSPPGTGICHFTNMENFVKPGMTGVGADSHTVNAGGAGAIFMGAGGYDVALAMATGMYTMPMPKVTKVNLTGQLAKNCMAMDVILKMLEIVSVKGGKGIIFEYAGPGVATLSLTERATITNMGAEMGATTSIFPSDERTKEYLESRGRGGDYTELSADEGASYDAEINVNLSEIEPLIAIYPSPGNVEKVKDHAGTKIHQVCIGSCTNSSFENIATFAEALKGKRVKVDTLLYPGSRSVAMQLADAGYMSMMFHSGVRIMENGCGACIGQGGSPPSEGITLRTFNRNFPKRSGTDDAQCHLISPLVAAASALTGEITVPEAKDIAINVIPPVIDTDSFIMPDQADKSEGVVRGPNIMALPEFSPLPDVVKGEVLLKTGDNISTDDIQPAGVFLPLRSNVKEYAMQATYNQLDSTFAERAVAHRDSGGEGFIIGAENYGQGSSREHAALCPRWLGIRAVIVKSFARIHVANLVNFGIVPMTFKNPADYDKITQGDTVSFDATDLAGDLFLEVNGEKLPLEPAFDKDMIPTLKLGGALAQFKATFKG; encoded by the coding sequence ATGAGCGCGTTAGGTTTAACACACAAAATCCTTAAGGATCACCTAGTTGAACCGGCTGAATTGCCGGCACCCGGAGAATTGATCAAGATCAAAATCGATGAGGCTTTCACCCAGGACGCTACCGGCACCATGTGTATGCTTCAGCTGGAAGCCATGGGCGTTGATAAGGTAAAGCCCCTTGCTGTAAACTTTGTTGACCACAGTATGCTTCAATCCGGTTTCAGAAACCCGGATGACCATCAATACCTCAGAACTGTTGCCGCTAAACTGGGCATCATTTTTTCACCACCAGGCACCGGTATCTGCCATTTCACCAACATGGAAAACTTCGTAAAGCCCGGTATGACAGGCGTTGGTGCTGATAGCCATACCGTAAACGCTGGTGGCGCAGGTGCGATCTTCATGGGTGCCGGCGGATATGACGTTGCCTTGGCAATGGCTACAGGCATGTACACCATGCCCATGCCCAAGGTTACCAAAGTTAACCTGACCGGTCAGTTGGCCAAAAACTGTATGGCCATGGATGTCATTTTAAAGATGCTGGAAATTGTTTCCGTAAAAGGCGGCAAGGGCATTATTTTTGAGTATGCAGGTCCCGGCGTTGCAACCCTGTCTTTGACAGAACGTGCCACCATCACCAACATGGGTGCTGAAATGGGTGCTACCACCTCTATCTTCCCAAGTGATGAAAGAACCAAAGAATACCTGGAAAGCCGTGGCCGCGGTGGTGACTACACCGAACTGTCTGCCGATGAAGGCGCTTCCTATGATGCTGAAATTAATGTAAATCTGTCTGAAATCGAACCGCTGATCGCCATCTATCCTTCTCCAGGTAATGTTGAAAAAGTTAAAGATCATGCCGGAACAAAAATCCACCAGGTTTGTATCGGTTCCTGTACCAACAGCTCTTTTGAAAACATCGCTACCTTTGCAGAAGCCCTTAAAGGCAAACGTGTTAAAGTTGATACCCTGCTCTATCCGGGTTCCAGATCCGTTGCCATGCAGCTTGCAGACGCAGGTTATATGTCAATGATGTTTCACTCCGGTGTCAGAATCATGGAAAACGGCTGTGGCGCCTGTATCGGCCAGGGCGGTTCCCCCCCAAGTGAAGGCATCACCCTCAGAACCTTCAACCGGAACTTCCCGAAACGTTCAGGTACAGACGACGCCCAATGTCATCTGATCAGCCCGCTTGTTGCAGCTGCCAGCGCCCTGACTGGTGAAATCACTGTTCCGGAAGCAAAAGACATTGCCATTAACGTCATTCCGCCGGTTATCGACACCGATTCCTTCATTATGCCGGATCAGGCCGACAAGTCCGAAGGCGTTGTTCGCGGACCCAACATCATGGCACTGCCTGAATTCTCACCGCTGCCAGACGTTGTGAAAGGCGAAGTTCTGCTTAAAACCGGCGACAACATCAGTACTGACGACATCCAGCCTGCCGGTGTATTTCTGCCCCTGCGCTCCAATGTTAAAGAATATGCCATGCAGGCAACTTACAACCAGCTTGACAGCACCTTTGCCGAACGCGCTGTGGCTCACAGAGACTCAGGCGGAGAAGGTTTCATTATTGGTGCTGAAAACTACGGTCAGGGAAGTTCCCGTGAGCATGCTGCACTTTGCCCAAGATGGCTTGGCATCCGCGCGGTTATCGTTAAATCCTTTGCCCGTATCCATGTGGCCAACCTGGTTAACTTCGGTATCGTTCCCATGACCTTTAAGAACCCGGCTGACTACGACAAGATCACCCAGGGCGACACGGTATCCTTTGATGCCACAGACCTGGCCGGCGATCTGTTCCTTGAAGTCAATGGAGAAAAACTTCCGCTTGAACCCGCTTTTGACAAAGACATGATCCCCACGCTTAAATTAGGTGGTGCTCTGGCTCAGTTTAAAGCTACCTTCAAGGGATAA
- a CDS encoding methyltransferase domain-containing protein, translated as MKDAVKTHYTRPELGKKIRQALEKAGKIPEQICLRDLAPVDQLHTGGAPATLELMEHAGLDKDMTILDAGCGIGGTSRLLAQNFDLVVHGIDLSKDFIETASMLNQWCGFAKDGTINLKQGSLLALPYPDHFFDAILCQHVLLNIKDKPKAFAEFSRVLGPRGKLILHEIVDGPGPEPLFPVPWAGNAAASMLCSRQDLGEYAKKAGFELVYSEDKTKNAARWWEKINAIKKAGGTGPLNPSLVFGENAGRFGANMEKNFKEHSVLCVENIWLKSKFS; from the coding sequence ATGAAAGATGCTGTCAAAACCCATTACACCCGCCCGGAGCTTGGGAAGAAAATCCGACAAGCGCTTGAAAAAGCAGGAAAAATTCCCGAACAGATCTGCCTTCGAGATCTTGCCCCGGTTGACCAGCTTCATACGGGCGGGGCCCCTGCCACCCTCGAACTGATGGAACACGCCGGCCTGGACAAAGACATGACTATTTTGGATGCAGGCTGCGGCATTGGCGGCACATCCCGGCTTCTGGCCCAAAATTTCGATCTTGTTGTCCATGGTATTGATCTGTCCAAAGATTTCATTGAAACCGCAAGTATGTTAAACCAGTGGTGCGGCTTTGCAAAGGACGGCACCATAAACCTTAAACAGGGGTCCCTGCTGGCCTTACCTTATCCGGACCATTTTTTTGATGCCATACTCTGCCAGCACGTACTGCTTAACATAAAAGATAAACCAAAGGCATTTGCCGAATTTTCAAGGGTACTGGGCCCCCGGGGCAAATTGATCCTGCATGAAATTGTGGATGGCCCCGGGCCTGAGCCCCTTTTCCCTGTTCCCTGGGCCGGTAATGCAGCAGCCTCCATGCTCTGTTCCCGGCAAGATCTTGGGGAATATGCAAAAAAAGCCGGATTTGAACTTGTTTATAGTGAAGATAAAACCAAAAATGCCGCGCGTTGGTGGGAAAAAATTAATGCCATCAAAAAGGCCGGGGGCACAGGCCCTCTGAACCCGAGCCTGGTTTTCGGGGAAAATGCCGGGCGCTTTGGCGCAAACATGGAAAAAAATTTCAAAGAACATTCGGTGCTGTGCGTGGAAAATATCTGGTTAAAATCCAAATTTTCTTAA
- the glk gene encoding glucokinase, with protein MILAGDIGGTKTVLAIYAGKTQVPANPVHETRFKNVDYQSFETIVKKFLDQTGAKPQAACFGVAGPVKDRRCRVTNLPWKISADEIIQTCGIPKVSLINDLKAIAVSVPHLDKDDLFTLNPGNNEPMGNKAVIAPGTGLGISFLAWTGTRYRAFASEGGHTAFSPRDSQDVKLLEFLTRRYGHVSFERVCSGSHLPIIYEYFLENKIFSEPAWLRSKLAAAADKAPVIVEIALENKADICEATLDIFVRALGTVTGNMAVTLLPTGGIYLGGGIPPRILKRLVRPDFLGRIADKGRFFSLCANMPVHVILDPKAALHGAAWYGFEKLTAK; from the coding sequence ATGATTCTTGCAGGGGATATCGGCGGCACAAAAACAGTGCTTGCGATCTATGCCGGGAAAACACAAGTACCGGCAAATCCGGTTCACGAGACCCGCTTTAAAAATGTTGATTATCAATCTTTTGAAACCATTGTTAAAAAATTTTTAGATCAGACCGGTGCAAAACCGCAAGCTGCCTGTTTTGGGGTGGCAGGCCCGGTAAAAGACCGCCGTTGCCGGGTCACCAATCTGCCATGGAAAATCAGCGCTGATGAAATTATACAGACCTGCGGTATTCCTAAGGTCTCATTGATTAATGATTTAAAAGCCATTGCTGTTTCAGTGCCCCATCTGGACAAAGACGACCTGTTTACCCTGAATCCGGGAAATAATGAGCCCATGGGCAACAAGGCGGTTATTGCTCCGGGCACGGGCTTAGGCATTTCCTTCCTGGCCTGGACAGGCACCCGGTACCGTGCCTTTGCCAGCGAAGGGGGACATACGGCCTTTTCTCCCCGGGATTCCCAGGACGTTAAACTTCTGGAGTTTTTAACCCGGCGCTATGGCCATGTCAGTTTTGAACGGGTCTGCTCGGGCAGTCACCTGCCCATTATTTATGAATATTTTCTGGAAAATAAAATTTTTTCGGAACCTGCATGGCTAAGGTCAAAACTGGCTGCGGCGGCGGACAAAGCACCAGTGATTGTGGAAATCGCCCTTGAAAATAAGGCTGATATCTGCGAAGCCACACTGGATATATTTGTCCGCGCCCTTGGCACGGTCACCGGCAATATGGCTGTGACGCTTCTGCCCACAGGCGGCATCTATCTTGGCGGGGGGATACCGCCGCGCATCCTCAAAAGGCTGGTCCGGCCTGATTTTTTAGGCCGTATTGCTGACAAAGGACGGTTTTTTTCATTGTGCGCCAATATGCCCGTCCATGTGATTCTTGATCCCAAGGCGGCGTTGCATGGTGCCGCTTGGTATGGGTTTGAGAAACTAACAGCTAAATAG